TGTTCTACAGTGAAGGTGTAGTCGtccacaactactgacaacatggCTGGTAGAAAACGGGTTACAACCTCCAGTTCCTGAGAGGGAAGTAATCAAATATGATGAGTCTCTCCCCTGGCTGGTTATGTCACATCGACCCCATCTAGCAGTGGTAATTGTAAAGAGGTTGTTTTCCAGCTCTGAGTCAAACTATTGTTACTGTGTAGCTCATAAGAAATACATTACAGACTCGTAAACTCACTGAAGAAAAACACATGATTATATAATAATACTAGTGGAAACAAGAAGTGAATGCATACCAATCTGGGCTCTTTAAAGACTTGGCTGTCAATCATATCCCAAGCCCCTTGACCAAGAGACAGCATTCTGAGCAGCAGCATCAGGTCTGGACTGTCCTGTTAATTCCCACAGAAATATCTCTCTTCAGTAGTGGCAGTAGGTTTCCCCATAGCTTTGACAGAATATAGAAATGGATAGAAAGAACataagacaacattgaatgtctTACTCTGGGTAGAGCGTCCTGGCTGAGCAATTCTTGCAAGTTTCGGACCGTACTCAAAACCAGGGTGTTACAGGCAAATGGGTCACACAGGATCATGGACAGGTCCCTGGAAAGCAATAAGACCCACAACATTTGTCACATCTTTTTATGAATCCTACAATCATAAGCCATGTTCAATCACATTTCCTCCACTCTTCTTTTCTCACCCAAGTACTTGCTCCTGTCCTTTCTTCACTCCATCCAGAAAACCTTGCAATTCCCGGGCTCGCTTGGCATCCACAAACTTCTCACGGATACAGGCATCCAAGCACCAGGTGAACTGCCAAGATAGACATAAATACGGCACTCTGCATCAGCATGCAGAACATTCACCACTGTATTTGCATACATTTTAAATCAATACTATTTCGGTTTCAGTTGGCCTACAGAAGAAGGCAACTCAGATCAGTTGCACTGTCTCTTTCCTAGGAAGTGAGCATACCTTATGGCAGGGATCTACTGAACAGATCTCACTGATGTCCAGGTCATGGAGGGACATGAGCAGCTCTGCACGCAAGGTGCAGTAGTGGACGTTACGCGTACGCAGGAAGAGGGTTCGCAGGAACTGAAGTACCATGTCATACAATTTCACATTCTTCCCAATCATCTGGGTCAACTTCAAGACTACCTGTACATGAAACAGAAAAAGGGTTAGCCTCAGAGAAAAATGACATATTTACCTGATTTGATATTAATAGTTAGCAATTAATACTTAAGGAATAGGAAGACATTTCTGTGCTGTTAGTGTCTGTGTTTTCATGGGTTCCACTCTAGTTCCCTGCAGCTAATCTGGGCGTATGGTCACTAGAGATGGCTTGAGCTGACAAATGAGTTAAAGACCGCATTACATAGACAAGATGTGGTGGGTGTAACCGAGATAGCCAGAAGGAGTTTAGAACAATTCCTCATTGTCTCTAAATCATTcttgcatctgggaaactaagccaAGGTGGGGTTAAGACAACAACCCACGTGCAGATAACAGGATGAACCCAGAGTGGCTTATGATGCTCCTTGGTCTGCATGAGTGGGGTTGAACCAACCATGGCTGAGTATTGTTAGAGTCAGCTATATATAGTACTGTGCATTTGTGTAAAGGTTAGGTTACTCGGTCCAACACTcaagggtggtggtggggggggttcaaccagcctcattattgcaataattaatcgataCTGAATAAAGAAGATTGTTTGAAGGAATGACcaagtctctctcactctgttagaATTTCCACCACACCTCAAACACACCCAACTCTCTTCGGAGTTCATAGACAAAAGGTTGATTGACTAGTAAAAACTATTTTTATAACGGGCCCCTGGCCCTAATCAAAACAAATCCTTACTGGAATGTGAACAAAATCTATTGGGAATCAAAAGGCAATGAAAAGGTCCAGATGTACTGGGGTGGCTCACCTCTCCTTGGCGTCTTGCTTTGGGGGAGGGGCTGAAGAAGTTGTGCAAAATAGAGAGATCACTGCTGAAAAGTGCTGCCTCCTTCTCCACAATATACTGCTTGAGCAGGGGCGAAACCTCATCCCCGAAGAGAGCCTGGTTGTCCTGCCAGATCTGCCTCTTCACCTCAACAGCACAGACCTTATACAGTTCCTTATCAGCCATTACAAGCTTCAGCTTTTTCTCTGGAACCTGTTCATAGCAAGTCAGTCAGGAAATACATTTCAAATACTGAGCTGTGGTAGGATCACAGTGTTTTGAAGAAAGAAAACATGGCCAATGGCAGGTGCAAACAACTATAAATAGAAAAGATCTGTCTTGCGGGTTAATGAGGTGCATTCACTAAAAGTATGGTGGGAAGACAGAGACTTGCCTTTGGAAGATGTTTCAGAACCTGCATGACCACTGGCTGAATGGAAGGCATCTTCACCAGCGGAAAACTCTTCTCTAGAAGCTCTTCAAGTTTCCCATAACTGTAGAGGGAGGtggaacacacaaacactcaaTCATGTCTAACATGTACAACGGTTTAAACTGATGATTTCGCTATACAGACCTGGTGTTTACGAGCTAACTATTAGCCAGCTATACATATGTAAAGAGATAACGCACCGTTCCTCATCCTTGCCCTCCGCGATAGTGGCGACTCGCTCCATCAACTTGTCACGAAGCTCATCAAAGACAGACTGGTGAAACTCCAACCGAGGAGTCCCGTGAAGGTCCAGGAAGGGAAGAGCTGACTGAAGAGTTGGCAACAAAATGCCATTTTCTGTCTGCAAAGAACACATTATCAGACCGGCGGTAAGATAATAATCAATGCACTGAAATAGTGGTGTTATTCATTTGATAAATCAAAGCAGTGATATTTTATTGTAATTTATACTCAGGGAGGTTGCTAAGTAGGGAAAGTGGATCAATCTAAATGTTGTGTTAATTAGTAACAATTATTAGGAGTTAAGTGGCAAGTGGTTAGTGAGCATAGGTCTCGTCATTCAAATAACattagctaaagttagctagctacctttgtTGTTAgcacatagctagctagccaggttATTTTCTGTCAAATTGGGCTACTTTGAAAACAAAGTCGTGGGTGAAAATGTATTGGTCGGGGTGACGTTTTATGGGCTATTTCTAAGTTGCACTGCTGCGACCATTGCATTTCTCAATAAAAAATtattcaaatataaatatatatatacacacacacattacattgagataaagaattcagaccctttactcagtactttgttgaagcacctttggcagcaattacagcctcaagtcttcttgagtatgacgctacaagctttgcacacctgtatgaggagtttctcccattcttctctcagatcctctcaagctctgtcaggttggatggggagcgtcgctgaacagttatgttcaggtctctccagagatgttcgatcgggtgtaagtccgggatctggctgggccactgaaggacagtCAGAGACTTTTTCCGAAGCAACCCCTtagttttcttggctgtgtgcttagggtcgttgtcctgtttgaaggtgaacctttgacccaagctgaggtcctgagcaggttttcatcaaggatctctctgtactttgctccgtttatctttccctcgatcctgactagtctcccagtccctgtcgctgaaaaacgtcccccacagcatgatgcaaccaccaccatgcttcaccgtaaggatggtgcgggttttctccagacgtgacgcttggcattcaggccaaagagttgaatcttggtttcatcagaccagagaatcttgtttctcatggtctgagattcctttagatctcttttggcaaactccaagcgggctgtcatgtgccttatactgatgagtggcttccgtctggccactctaccataaaggactgattggtggagtgctgcagagatggttgtccttctggaaggttctcccatctccacagagaaactctggagctctgtcacagtgaccatcgggttcttggtcacttccctgacca
This window of the Salvelinus fontinalis isolate EN_2023a chromosome 28, ASM2944872v1, whole genome shotgun sequence genome carries:
- the LOC129826119 gene encoding negative elongation factor B-like, which translates into the protein MFAGLPELGISNGEDLKETLTNCTEPLKAIDQFQTENGILLPTLQSALPFLDLHGTPRLEFHQSVFDELRDKLMERVATIAEGKDEERYGKLEELLEKSFPLVKMPSIQPVVMQVLKHLPKVPEKKLKLVMADKELYKVCAVEVKRQIWQDNQALFGDEVSPLLKQYIVEKEAALFSSDLSILHNFFSPSPKARRQGEVVLKLTQMIGKNVKLYDMVLQFLRTLFLRTRNVHYCTLRAELLMSLHDLDISEICSVDPCHKFTWCLDACIREKFVDAKRARELQGFLDGVKKGQEQVLGDLSMILCDPFACNTLVLSTVRNLQELLSQDALPRDSPDLMLLLRMLSLGQGAWDMIDSQVFKEPRLELEVVTRFLPAMLSVVVDDYTFTVEQKLPSEEKTSLAYPTALPDAFNKYLQENRVACEIGLYYTLHIAKQRNKNALQRLLPALVETHNEMAFGDIFLHLLTGHLTLLSDEFGTEEFCSAVFDAFLLASFSSKENVHRHTLRLLLHLHHKVLPSCVETLLKTLEPPKQSSDQVKELYTQLTEKLEAQKKSPAQPDEAPSLDLGLHPVTVPTTASTPTTPL